In a genomic window of Helianthus annuus cultivar XRQ/B chromosome 10, HanXRQr2.0-SUNRISE, whole genome shotgun sequence:
- the LOC110883423 gene encoding uncharacterized protein LOC110883423: MTDTSNVDDAEIARQEAINNKMMEAAEKVMNANLPKLAQEVESRVLGIVDEMMASKIEELKEMIEGSRTKGKERRCTYKDFMAFNPFSYKGEVDPIKCQRWIANVEAVFVRSRCEKEDQVMFATGQLQQQAKDWWDTKCKEIGEERLQTLTWQEFKELFLKHHCPQSAIDRIQDEFLHLRQQNESIDEITNIFYDKLKFCDDFVKSERMKINRYYGMLKAEYREFITPSKCETLGELINLARDREIELKRQVERGEKRVAEKPSTTSPSKKPKQHDTRSKGGSKSGISPCKTCGKLHTGECLMGKKGCYNCGQEGHPYFKCPSPVRTCFNCFTPGHVKADCPKLKQQGQKDEKKNENQKARGRMFQITTEEAKASPNVVSGSKEEGASSGSQTKAQDRGKAPV; encoded by the exons ATGACGGACACAAGTAATGTAGATGATGCTGAAATAGCCCGTCAAGAGGCAATCAATAATAAAATGATGGAAGCGGCAGAAAAAGTAATGAATGCCAACCTTCCCAAGCTAGCTCAAGAAGTTGAGAGCCGAGTTTTAGGGATTGTTGACGAGATGATGGCTAGCAAGATTGAGGAGCTAAAGGAAATGATTGAAGGATCCAGAACTAAAGGTAAGGAACGAAGGTGTACCTATAAGGATTTTATGGCGTTTAATCCCTTTTCATATAAAGGGGAGGTGGATCCGATAAAGTGCCAAAGATGGATAGCAAACGTTGAAGCTGTATTTGTGCGTAGTCGATGTGAGAAAGAAGATCAAGTAATGTTTGCTACGGGGCAACTTCAGCAacaagccaaggattggtgggatactAAATGTAAAGAGATAGGGGAAGAAAGACTCCAAACCTTAACATGGCAAGAATTCAAAGAATTGTTCTTAAAACATCATTGCCCGCAATCGGCAATTGATAGAATACAAGATGAGTTCTTGCATCTTCGTCAACAGAATGAGTCTATTGATGAGATTACCAATATATTTTACGATAAGTTGAAGTTCTGTGATGATTTCGTCAAATctgaaaggatgaagatcaatcGGTACTATGGAATGTTGAAGGCCGAGTATAGGGAGTTCATTACTCCTTCAAAGTGTGAAACTTTGGGTGAACTCATCAATTTAGCCCGGGATAGGGAAATAGAACTGAAGCGACAAGTGGAAAGAGGAGAGAAAAGAGTTGCTGAAAAGCCGTCAACTACGAGTCCATCCAAGAAGCCTAAGCAACACGACACTAGAAGTAAAGGAGGATCGAAAAGTGGTATTTCCCCATGCAAAACTTGTGGAAAGCTTCACACCGGAGAATGTTTAATGGGAAAGAAGGGGTGTTACAACTGTGGACAGGAGGGACATCCTTACTTTAAGTGCCCTAGTCCCGTGAGGACGTGTTTCAATTGTTTCACTCCCGGTCATGTAAAAGCTGACTGTCCAAAGCTTAAACAACAAGGGCAGAaggatgaaaagaagaatgaaaatCAGAAGGCTCGGGGAAGAATGTTTCAGATTACTACCGAGGAAGCCAAGGCCTCACCGAATGTCGTGTCAG GATCGAAAGAAGAAGGAGCTAGTTCCGGATCACAAACCAAGGCACAAGATCGAG GTAAAGCACCCGTATGA
- the LOC110883259 gene encoding uncharacterized protein LOC110883259 → MGDHIFPFFDNLRGNVSQKALELLVVEWKKLNALRAGGGTCGHQLSTGCGFPCACQMEWWENTGCKIPLAATDKFWTKLDFSTEELNQDDCNIQAEMDNLTQQLHTQPPLVVKSMLSKMKAVLNPSMTDHQLPEVQQDTRGRPTTKVKQQKNKDKQPKSQRNDYTQKPNVRRRRSKKTKEEKNTLPIIDKDFPRLAGHRYKNVIERFKDWLPSSYRRYITHIEDAQPNGNCGFRSIAMGLGYDQKEWKWVRQELLDEMFINRMRWGHILESLDKGCYDNVYRSINWLNVEPAPIACWMWLPYTGLLVVQKFGVIVQHLSNGVCQTYFPMFDGPQVYPNHSILTIAYVEDSHFIMVKLADDSPMPVPNGLWNIYRSMEAMEWETMYMSHIAQGRALLRRGVASVKHSVCNELINVSLYYNLNIL, encoded by the exons ATGGGGGACCACATATTTCCATTTTTTGACAACCTACGCGGTAATGTTTCCCAAAAAGCCTTAGAGTTATTGGTTGTCGAATGGAAGAAGCTAAATGCGTTGAGGGCAGGAGGGGGGACTTGTGGCCACCAGCTTTCTACGGGTTGTGGGTTTCCATGTGCTTGTCAGATGGAGTGGTGGGAAAATACAG GTTGCAAAATTCCACTTGCCGCGACAGATAAATTCTGGACAAAACTTGATTTTTCGACAGAAGAACTTAATCAAGACGATTGTAATATTCAGGCGGAAATGGATAACCTCACACAGCAACTACATACGCAGCCACCTCTAGTGGTAAAAAGTATGTTGTCGAAGATGAAAGCGGTGTTGAATCCAAGTATGACTGACCATCAACTGCCTGAGGTACAACAAGATACTAGGGGCCGCCCAACTACGAAAGTAAAACAACAAAAGAATAAAGATAAACAACCTAAATCACAGAGGAACGACTATACTCAAAAGCCAAATGTGCGACGTCGTCGTTCAAAGAAAaccaaagaagaaaaaaatacaCTTCCAATTATAGATAAAGACTTTCCACGGTTGGCCGGGCACAG GTACAAAAACGTGATCGAGCGTTTTAAGGATTGGCTTCCATCTAGCTATCGGAGATACATAACGCATATCGAAGATGCCCAGCCGAACGGTAACTGTGGGTTTCGATCCATAGCTATGGGTTTGGGGTATGACCAGAAAGAGTGGAAGTGGGTCCGCCAAGAGCTACTCGACGAGATGTTTATTAACAGAATGCGTTGGGGGCATATACTCGAATCATTGGACAAGGGATGTTACGATAATGTGTATCGATCGATAAATTGGTTAAATGTTGAACCTGCACCTATAGCATGCTGGATGTGGTTGCCCTACACAGGGTTGTTGGTGGTtcaaaaatttggggtgattgtTCAACATTTAAGCAACGGTGTTTGTCAAACTTACTTCCCGATGTTCGATGGACCGCAGGTTTACCCGAACCATTCCATTTTAACGATTGCTTATGTCGAAGATAGCCATTTCATCATGGTTAAGTTAGCGGATGATAGCCCGATGCCAGTACCAAATGGACTTTGGAATATATACCGAAGTATGGAAGCTATGGAATGGGAGACAATGTACATGTCTCATATTGCACAGGGTAGGGCGTTACTACGTAGAGGTGTAGCATCCGTGAAACATAGTGTATGCAACGAACTTATTAATGTTTCTCtttattataatttaaatatattgtAA
- the LOC118483219 gene encoding G-type lectin S-receptor-like serine/threonine-protein kinase SD1-1 encodes MSMTLRECETACKANCTCTGYANLDIRNGGSGCLLWLDELLDTREYDADQDVYIRVAASELKGLVDSLFDLNKKKRIRILELLILTSLAVTLLFGAAYACRKLKKRPHKKRRGKWYGQDEKDTSLQMEQLDDLQCLSLYDIARATDNFSDSNKIGEGGFGPVYKGVLEDGREIAVKRLSETSQQGLDEFKNEVICIAKLQHRNLVKLLGYCVHQNELILIYEYMTNKSLDWFLFDETRSLMLNWPQRFNIIHGIARGILYLHQDSRLQIIHRDLKAGNILLDGDMNPKISDFGLARMFVGHDTTAKTKKVVGTYGYISPEYAVHGRFSIKSDVFSFGVLVLEIICGKKNKEFNQGDHNDNLLGHAWRLFKRGRSIELMSVSLQASHVVSEVLRCIHVALLCVQHHAEDRPTMLSVVLMLVSEGPLPEPKQPAFFTEESCHKLEALTSVCEGTITLLYPR; translated from the exons ATGAGCATGACGCTCAGAGAATGTGAGACGGCATGCAAAGCGAACTGCACTTGTACAGGTTACGCCAATTTAGATATCAGAAACGGTGGAAGTGGATGTTTGCTATGGCTTGATGAGCTTCTCGACACTAGAGAGTATGATGCAGATCAAGATGTTTACATAAGAGTGGCAGCCTCTGAGTTAAAAG GTCTGGTGGATTCTCTGTTCGATCTCAACAAAAAGAAAAGAATACGTATACTGGAACTTTTAATTTTAACTTCATTAGCTGTGACACTACTCTTTGGAGCGGCTTATGCCTGTCGAAAGCTAAAGAAACGACCTCACAAGAAAAGACGAG GAAAGTGGTATGGGCAGGATGAAAAGGATACAAGTCTGCAAATGGAACAACTTGATGATTTACAATGTCTTAGCTTATATGACATAGCAAGGGCAACAGATAACTTCAGTGACTCCAATAAGATTGGGGAAGGCGGGTTTGGTCCCGTTTACAAG GGTGTGTTGGAAGATGGAAGAGAAATAGCTGTGAAGCGGCTCTCAGAAACGTCCCAACAAGGGCTTGATGAGTTCAAGAATGAAGTCATTTGTATAGCAAAACTTCAGCATCGAAATCTTGTGAAACTTCTTGGATATTGTGTTCATCAAAATGAACTGATTTTGATTTATGAATACATGACTAACAAAAGCTTGGACTGGTTTCTCTTTG ATGAAACACGAAGTTTGATGCTTAACTGGCCTCAACGATTTAATATAATACATGGGATAGCTCGAGGTATTCTTTATCTACATCAAGATTCCCGTCTCCAAATTATCCATAGAGATTTGAAGGCAGGTAATATTTTGCTGGACGGTGACATGAATCCAAAAATATCTGACTTCGGCCTTGCTAGAATGTTTGTAGGACATGATACCACTGCCAAGACAAAGAAAGTGGTGGGAACATA TGGTTACATTTCTCCGGAGTATGCAGTGCACGGGCGTTTTTCTATAAAATCTGATGTGTTTAGTTTCGGTGTTCTGGTGTTGGAGATAATTTGTGGGAAGAAAAACAAAGAATTCAATCAAGGAGACCACAATGATAACCTTCTTGGACAT GCATGGAGACTCTTTAAAAGAGGAAGGTCGATTGAATTAATGAGTGTATCTTTACAGGCCTCACATGTCGTCTCTGAAGTACTAAGATGTATACATGTTGCACTGTTGTGTGTGCAGCATCATGCAGAAGATAGACCCACGATGTTGTCAGTGGTTTTGATGCTGGTTAGTGAGGGACCATTGCCGGAACCTAAACAACCCGCTTTTTTCACTGAAGAGAGTTGCCATAAACTTGAAGCACTTACATCAGTTTGTGAAGGCACGATAACACTATTGTATCCTCGATAG
- the LOC110886483 gene encoding G-type lectin S-receptor-like serine/threonine-protein kinase At4g27290, with the protein MEDQSTHTFFFIIALILLLSDCTALDTISAYQEIRDGNTLVSEGGMFELGFFSPGKSKNRYVGIWYKKISYGTVVWVANRETPIAGNSGMLKLSTLGNLVIQSGGNTMVWSSNSTVSMWSNNTVVVQLLDTGNLVVWNKNKIIWQSFDYPGDTILPGMKLGTDLVTGLQRRMMSWKSPDDPSIGEYMNIHDINGYPQNLRMKGEIVKGRLGPWNGLGYSGFPIEKENQIYLTEFVMNEKEIYHKYELKSSVFQRVVLTWDGKTLILQWIERIKDWIVYANADVDTCDRYSLCGPYGICIINKHPPCSCMDGFEPRNPDEWEASDWASGCIRKKPLYCRNGNESDDGNGDGFWKISGVKV; encoded by the coding sequence ATGGAGGACCAGTCCACACATACATTCTTCTTTATTATTGCTTTGATCTTACTACTATCAGATTGCACAGCACTAGATACCATATCTGCATATCAAGAAATCAGAGATGGCAATACTCTTGTTTCTGAAGGTGGAATGTTTGAATTGGGCTTTTTTAGTCCCGGTAAGTCCAAGAATCGGTACGTCGGGATATGGTACAAGAAGATATCATACGGTACTGTCGTATGGGTTGCTAACAGAGAGACACCAATTGCAGGTAATTCAGGCATGCTGAAACTTAGCACACTCGGAAACCTGGTGATTCAGAGTGGCGGAAACACCATGGTCTGGTCATCGAATTCAACGGTATCTATGTGGAGTAATAATACGGTGGTGGTGCAGCTTCTAGATACTGGAAATCTTGTTGTGtggaataaaaataaaataatctgGCAAAGTTTTGACTATCCTGGTGACACGATTCTTCCAGGAATGAAATTGGGTACGGATTTGGTAACGGGGCTGCAGAGGCGCATGATGTCTTGGAAGAGCCCGGATGATCCGTCAATAGGTGAGTATATGAATATACACGACATAAATGGATATCCACAAAATTTAAGGATGAAAGGTGAAATTGTAAAGGGAAGACTTGGACCGTGGAATGGTCTTGGCTATAGCGGTTTTCCTATTGAAAAGGAAAATCAGATTTACTTAACCGAGTTTGTTATGAACGAAAAGGAAATCTATCATAAATATGAACTTAAAAGTTCAGTTTTTCAACGGGTGGTTTTGACATGGGATGGGAAGACACTGATTTTACAATGGATTGAGCGGATCAAAGACTGGATTGTGTATGCAAACGCTGATGTAGATACTTGTGATCGGTATTCACTCTGTGGTCCGTATGGAATCTGTATCATTAACAAGCATCCACCGTGTTCTTGCATGGATGGTTTTGAACCAAGAAATCCGGACGAATGGGAAGCGTCTGATTGGGCAAGTGGGTGTATACGCAAAAAGCCTCTATATTGTAGGAATGGGAATGAGAGTGATGATGGAAACGGGGACGGTTTTTGGAAAATTTCAGGCGTGAAGGTATAA